The Geobacillus genomosp. 3 genome segment CGCGTGTATGAGCTGCTTGAGACGGTCGGATTGAACCGCGAGCACGCGAACCGCTATCCGCACGAATTTTCAGGCGGCCAACGCCAACGGATCGGCATTGCCCGCGCATTGGCGGTCGAACCGGAATTCATCATCGCCGATGAGCCCATTTCGGCGCTTGATGTGTCGATTCAAGCACAAGTGGTGAACTTGATGAAACGGTTGCAGCGTGAAAAAGGACTGACGTATTTGTTTATCGCCCATGATTTGTCGATGGTCAAATACATCAGCGACCGGATCGGGGTCATGTACTTCGGGAAAATGGTGGAGCTCGCTGAGTCGGAAGAGCTGTATCGCAATCCGATCCATCCGTATACGAAAGCACTGCTCTCCGCGATTCCGCTTCCAGATCCGGAAACGGAGCGGACGCGCAAGCGGATCATTTATGACCCGGCACAGCACGGCTATCAAGACGGGGAAGAGCTCGAATTTCGTGAAATTACACCGGGCCATTTCGTGCTTTGTTCGGAGGAAGAGTATAAGCGGTACCGGGCGATGTATGCCTAAACTCTGCTCTTGTTCAGGAAGGAACCGCTCCTGCGGGCATGAAAAAGCGCCGTCTCTTCACCGACGCTTGATACGAACGGAGAAGCAGACGGCGTGATGCCATGCGCCCGTTTCCGGGCGTCATTTTTTTCCCCCGACGAAATTCCACCCTTGCTGAATGCG includes the following:
- a CDS encoding ABC transporter ATP-binding protein, with product MAKQKLLEVKNLKQYFPAGRGEVVKAVDGVTFDIYKGETFGLVGESGCGKSTTGRTIIRLYDATDGEVRFNGVNVHGKKSKKELKELNRKMQMIFQDPYASLNPRMTVADIIAEGIDIHGLAKTKEERMQRVYELLETVGLNREHANRYPHEFSGGQRQRIGIARALAVEPEFIIADEPISALDVSIQAQVVNLMKRLQREKGLTYLFIAHDLSMVKYISDRIGVMYFGKMVELAESEELYRNPIHPYTKALLSAIPLPDPETERTRKRIIYDPAQHGYQDGEELEFREITPGHFVLCSEEEYKRYRAMYA